From the genome of Desulfovibrio sp. JY:
CCAGATTCACCAGCCCCTCGGCGCTCTCCCCGCCGTCCTCGGCCCCCATGCGCATGTCCAGGGGGCCGTCCGTCAAAAACCCGAAGCCGCGCTCCGGGTCGTCGAGCTGCAAAGAGGACATCCCTGCGTCCACCAATGCCGCGTCGACCTTCTCCCACCCCGCCTCGGCCAGGGCCGCCGGGAACCGGCTGTAACGGGTGCGCGTTAGCCGCACCCGGTCGCCGTAGGCGGCAAGTCTGCGCCCGGCCTCTTCCAGGGCCTCCCTGTCCCTGTCGAGTCCGAGCACTTGCGCCTGTCCCCCGGCAGCTTCGAGCATCCCCTTGATATGCCCGCCAAGCCCCGCCGTGGCGTCCAAAATTTTCAGCCCCGGCCTGATGCCAAGGTATTCGACCACTTCCTTGAGAAGCACCGGAATATGGGTCGCAGCGTGCTGCACAAGACCTCCCTAGAGCTTGAGCGTCACGCCCGAGGCGGCCAGATTGGCGAGGTCGGCGTCGAAACGCAGCCCCACCTGTCGCCGGCGGTCCTCGAAGGCGGCCTGATTCCAGATCTCGAACTTCTCTCCCACTCCGGCCAACACCAATTCCTTGTCCAACTGGGCGAAGGTGCGCAGGTACGGCGGAATGAGAATGCGCCCCTGCTTGTCCAGGCTCACTTCCATGGCCCCGGAAATGTAGAACCGCTCCAGGTCCCGAATCCTCGGGTCCAGCTTGTTGCCGGCCTGAAAGCTCGCTTCGACCTCCTCCCAGGCGGGCATGGGATACCCCGTGACGGCGCCATCGAAGTTGTTGGTGAGCATGATCCGGCCCTCGGGCATAAGGCGCAAGACCTCCTCCCGATACTCGGGAGGCAGCATCAGCCGACCCTTGGGGTCCAGGCTGCGATAGGAATGCCCTCTGAACACGGCGCCTCGCAGTGGCGGTTCACCACTTCTTACCACCTTTTCCCACATTTTCTGGCGCATTCACCCCGGAGTGTCAAGAAGAAACCACCCGTTCCACAAAAACCTGCCCGCCCTTTGCACCTCGATTTCAGGGACAAAGTGGTAAATATGTGGGAGGAAAACCGCTTTTTTACCGAAGAGAGTGGGATTTCAGGACATTAGGCGCCCAGCCGGCCAGGAAGGCCGACAGCCCGAAAATGCCGCCGGCGTGACCACCAGGATGCGGGCAAGTCTTGCCAGAAGGCCGGGCAGGCCGTAAGGGAACAAGAGCCTTGACGAAATCACCACCTGGCGGTTGTGGCAGGCCAGGGAAAACGGCCGACGACGGCACGAGCTATCTCTGGAAGGGCAGCATGCGCAGCAGGCCGAATCTCGATGTACCGGCGGGTCTGGAGGAGGAGTACTACCAGATCAACCCTGACATTCTTCAAAGCTTCAACAAGTTTCGCCCTCCCCTTTCCATCTACCGCTTCATAGAGAACGTCGGCCGCATCGCATCCTATTATAAGGTGGGGGAGCGCCTCTCCAAAGAGCAAACGGAAGAACTGGCCGAGCTCGTAGCCGCGGGCGTCATCTTCGTCTCCCGCGACGACCATCCCATCTACGTCAAGCACATCAGTTACCAGCTCGATCTGGTGCTGCTCGACAAGCATCTGACGGAATCCGAGATCGCGGACATCTTTCAGATCGCCCTGACCCGGCGGATGGAAGCCTTTTTCGACCAGCCGGTGCAGCTCGTCTACGACAAGGTGCGCGAGGACGTCCTGGTGCTGACCGAATACGTCTGGGAGGATTTCCACCGGGCCAGGGCCCTGGCCAAACGCGTGCACGGCGTGCATTCCCTGCCCAACCACGCGGTCAACTGCGGGCTGATGGGACTTTACCTCTTTCTTTCCGGGCAGTCGGAAAACTTCAAGGAGGCCAAGAACGCCCGTACGATCCTGGATCGGACCATTCTCGGCCTTTTCCTCCACGACCTGGGCATGACCCGGGTGCCGGCGATGATCCGCGACAAGACCAAGCCGCTGCTCCCCGACGAGATGCAGAAGATTCGCGGCCATACCATGGCCGGCTACGAGATGCTGGCGCGTCTCGACATCAAGTTTCCCGAGATGGAGCGGTGCGTCTCCGAGCACCACGAGCGACTCGACGGCTCGGGCTACCCGCAAAAGCTCGGCATGGGGGCCATTTCCGAAACCGGACTTCTGGCCGGAGTGGTGGATTCGTACTGCGCCATGCGCACCAAGCGGATCTATGCCCCGGCCATGGAACCGCTGACGGCGGCCAAGAAGCTCCTGGACGACGGGCGGCGCTACCCGGCCGATGTCGTCAAACGCCTGCTCGGCCTTTTGGCCGGCCCGAAATAGAGAAGACTGGGGGAAAACCTTTCTTGCAGAAAGGTTCTTCCCCCAGACCCCCTTTCCAAAGACTCTCAAAGGGGTGAATCGCCGACGTCACATCCTCACAAGTAAAAACTTTAGGAAGGGGAGAGCGCGAGAGGGGAGAACCCTTTTTAAAGGGTTTCCCCTCTCGCATCGCTTTCTCTCATCTTCTTCCCTCCCCTCTTCCTCAAAGGGGAGCGCATTCGCGGCGCATTTCCCGAAATATCTCGGCCAGGGGCACGAGTCCGAGCAGGCGTTCGCCCTCGATGACCACGGCGAAGCGGCTGTCGGCCTTGATCATGGCGTCGAGCACCAGATGCAGCGGATCGGCCGGGGCCACGACGGGAATGTCGCGGCGGGCGGCATCGAAGGCCTTGCGGGCCATGCAGTGGCGGCAGGCGTCGCGGTAGGTCTGCTCGAAATCGTCGTCGCCGAGGCTCGTGCGCAGGCTCGCTTCCAGGGCGCAGTCGTTTAAGTCCGAAAGCAGGGTGCGCAGGCTGACGATGCCGAGAAACCGGCCCTGGCGCAGGACCACGACGGCATCGAGGTCGGGCCGCGTTTCCAGGTGCGCCTGCAGCTTGTCGGCCACGGCGTCCAGGGACTCCCCGGCGTCGACGACAAGGACGTCCGCGCGCAAGGCGTCAAAGGCGCGTTTGCGTATCATGGTGTTCTCCGGTTTGATTATCTGTCGTCAGAGTAGCCTTATTTACCCTGATTTGACAAATAGTGCAGCGGCCGATGATTTTCCGAACCAATTCATTGACTTTCTCGATGGGGATATCATACACATGATACATCTTCACCACTAAAGCATTATGGACATAAAAAACAATATGTTTAACTTCTTCAATCTATTGTCGACAAAGTCCATTACAACAATAAATGAACGGCTTGCCTTGGCCTGTACAGGCTCCTCTTTGCAAGAAGGAAGCATCATAATAGAAGTTGGCAGCGCTTATGGTGGCTCAGCATATATATTTACTGAAACAGCCCCAACCAGTTCGCTCTATTGCATTGACATCGCCGATTCACTTGATGATTCGCTCATTGACAGGTCAAAATTGTCTTTTTTTAAAGGGACAGCCCCTGATTTTTTAAGATATCATCCTGACATTAATATTGATTTACTCTATATTGATGGCGACCATCGTTTTGATGGCGTCTTTTTGGACTTTATGACCCTTGCTCCGCGCGTCAGGGAGGGGGGACTCATTTTATTCCATGATGTGGACTCATTCCACCCAGGAGTCTATACCTTCGTTGAAACACTAAAACGAAATTGGCCAGCTTGCGCATTCCAGCAAATTGACAAACTTTGTATTTTTAAAAAAAGCGAGGATATCCCCCAAATCCCCATGGACGAATATACAACGACATTGGAATTCATGTCGTTATCTTTCAACAAAGAGAGCATGGGCCCGGAAGATCTTCTCAGCTTTACAAGCGCAGTTTTTAACAAAAACAGCATTTACATTGGCAAAGGGAAACGAGGCTTGCTCGGAAGCAAACTCTTAGGATTAAATTTTGATAGCTTTATCGATTCAGACCAAGTTACGAAACGGGATGGGAAGTATTTTGTTTTTAGCACCTTCTATCAGACTATCCGTCATTTCTTGATATCCAAAAAATGCATATCTCCTGAAAATATATTTTTCTTTGATGACTCTATTTTATCTTATTATATTTATAATGACATGTTCAAGAATGGAGGAGGCGTTATCGATACGCTCTACCCTTCCGAAATGGGCAGCAAGATATGCAAACAGTTTCTTTTATCCCAAATGGAACGGTCTCCAATTCAGAGAAATTGTTCCAATTTTCTTACCCACCTCGTAAACCATGACTTCCTGTAATTTTCACTCCCAATCCATACCGAGTTGGCCCCGTTGACCGCAACCATGCGTGAACGCCCCATGGTCCGGCCTGCCCGGCGGATCTAATCGAAATCGGCCAGAAGCGCCCCCACATGCACCCGGTTAAACAGCGTCGTGGCCGCGTACTTGTTGCGTAGCCGCCAGACCGCCTGCTGGAGCTGGTCGGAGGTGATGCCGTTTCGCAGCGCCGTATAGGCCTCGATGAAGGCGGCCAACGAATCGCAGACCTTGAGCAATTCCCCGTCCTTGGGATCGAAGGCGTCCAGGTTGCACGCGCCGCCGAGCTCCTCGGACGAGACACGCCGCGCCCTCCCCGCCTCGTCCCGCACGGACTCGTAGAACTCCGAACCCACCTCGATGCCGAGCAGATAGGCCAGCCGGTCGGCCAATCCGGCATAGCCGCCGCGCTTGAGCACCGAAAATACTCGGCGTTCCAGCTCCTCCCGCTCGTATTCCTTGATCATGCCGCCAAGCTGCACCACCGACTGCTTGACCGGGGAAATGATGTCGCGCGTGAGCAGTTCGGGCATGTCGTGGACCAGGCCGGCGAAAAAGTTGTTGAGCCGCCGGGCCGGGCAGGCGTCAACAGCCAGGCTGAAGAAATAGCCGTAGGCCGCGACCAGAAACATATGGCCGAGCACCGAGGTTTCCGGGATGCGCGGCGTCTGGGACCAGCGCGTCTGGAAACGCAACTGGCCGAGCAGCCGGCCGAAATGCCCAAGCGGCGTCTTCTGGCCCTCGAAAAGCCCGGCCGCGAGCTCCCTGACCCCATGCAGGTCGGCAAACCGGGCCAGGCCGTCGGTAAACGACGATTCGATCTCGAGCAGCTCGTCGTCCCAGGGATTGTCGCGCTTTATGAGGGAATACTCCCAGCCGCTGGCATACAGATGGGCCGCGTCCAGGATGCGCCGGGCCGGCACGTCCGACTCGGGCACGGCGAAATAGGTCGTCAGCCGCGACCAGAAATCCTCGCCCAATTCGCGCACGCGCGGTTCGAGCTGCTCCAGAACCCAGGCCGTGAGCTGTCGGTAATGCTCGGGTTTCGCCTTTATCTTATAGAAGACGGGGGGCTTGATGTCGGTGATGACGAGCCGGTAGAGGTATTCGAACAGGCCGCCCTCGACGATATCGAGCCCCAGGGTCAGCCGCTCGGGTTCGGACAGATGGGTGCTGTTGAGCTCGTAGAGCATCCAGGCCACCATCATCTTGTGGGCCTGCTTGTCGATCTCCACCAGTTCCATGCCACGGTGCTTGTCGTTCCACCGCTTCATGAACGAGCCGGCGAACAGCAGTTGGAGCAGACTTTTGCGGACGCTGACCATGAAGACTCCTTGGGATTTCGATCGTCGCGGACAGCCTAGCCCGGGGCTGATCCCAGGGCAAGCCGGCGCGGCCGCCGGGGAATGCGAAAAAAGGGTGTTGACAAACACAACCCGGCCGCTTACACAATTCGTCTTTCGAGCAACTCAGAGGAGCCGTCATGAAAACGTTTAGCCCGACGCCCAAAGATATCAACCGGAACTGGTTCGTGGTCGACGCCTCGGACAAGATTCTCGGCCGCTTGGCGTCCGCCGTGGCCGTGCGCCTGCGCGGTAAGCACAAGGCGGAATTTGCCCCCCATATGGACACCGGCGATTTTATTGTCGTGGTCAATGCCGCCAAGATCAAGACCACCGGCCGCAAGCTGGACAAGAAAATGTACTATCGCCATTCCGGCTGGATTGGCGGCCTCAAGGAAACCTCCCTGCGCGACATGCTGGCCAAAAAGCCCGAAGAGGTCATCCGCAAGGCCGTGCGGGGCATGCTGCCCAAGAATCGCCTTGGCCGGGCGATGCTGAAAAAACTCAAGGTTTACGCCGGCGAGGCCCATCCCCACGAGGCTCAGAAGCCCGAAACCCTCGACGTGTAAAACCGCCTGCGGAGATCAAGCATGAGTGACGAATTCTTTTACGGCACCGGCCGCCGCAAGTCCGCCGTGGCCCGGACCCGCCTCTACAAGGGCAACGGACGTATCCTGATCAACGACCGTCCCTTCGAGGAATATTTTCCCCGTCCCACCCTGGCCGCCATCGTGCGCCAGGCGCTGCTTCTGACCAAGCTCGACGGCCGCGTCGACGTGAAGGTCAATGTGGCCGGCGGCGGCATGACCGGCCAGGCCGAAGCCGTGCGCCACGGCATCTCCCGGGCGCTGTGCACGCTTGATCCCGAACTGCGCGGCGTGCTGAAGAAAGCCGGCCTGCTCACCCGCGATTCCCGCGAAAAGGAACGTAAAAAGTACGGCCAACGCGGCGCCCGCGCCAGGTTCCAGTACTCGAAGCGTTAATCGCGCGGCGATTACGAGACAATCCAAGGCGGAACCGCGAAAGCGGCTCCGCCTTTTGTCGTTGCCGCAGGTCCCCTCTTCCGGGGCGCTCCCCTCTCCGGCCCGAACGGTCCACCGGCCTCGCACGGTGGGCCTTCCGGATGGGGGCCCCCCACCCGCCCGCACCGGGCAAGGAGTAACGCATGACACGGCAGGAAGTCGAACAGACCGCCTTTTCGGCCATGTCCACGGGCTACAACTGCGCCGAGACGATCCTCCATATGGCCATTTCCCATTTCGGCCTTGCCGACGCGGGCGTGTCCACGCGCATCGCCACGTGTTTCGGCGGCGGCATCGGCCGTTCCCATGACGGGATGTGCGGCGCCCTTTCCGGCTCGATCATGGCGCTCGGGCTGGCCTACGGTCGCGATGCGGCCGATCAGCCGCCCCCTGTCGGACTGGATATGGCGGCGGATTTCCGGAAGCGTTTCATCGCACGGTTTGGTTCAAGTTGTTGCCGGGAACTGCTCGACCGGTTCGGACCGCAGCAAGGCTGGACCGCCTGCAAGCGCCTCGTGGCAGGTACCGCCGGCATGCTGCACGAAACCCTCATGGAGCAACGCCGGTCGCGCTAGCAAGGACGTCGGCTCTCCCTACCCCGGGGAGAGCCGCCCCTTCCTTTGGCGTCGTTCCCTCACGCCTCCGCCATCAGCCATTGCCGGCAGCAATCCATGAACACGGCAAGGGGCTGACTGATCCACTTGTCCTTGTGCCAGACCATGAGCACACCGGTTTCAAGCGGCTCCTCCCAGTCCAGGGCGGCCAGCCGTCCGGCTGCCAGTTCCGCGCGCACGGCGATCTCCGGCATGACCGTGATTCCCAGTCCCGCCATCACATAATGCCGTACGGCTTCCACGGAGCCGCATTCCACGACCGGCTGTTGCCGGCAGCCGGCCTCGGCCAGGAGACTCTCGAAAAGCCGCCGGTAGCTGCAATCCGAGGTGGCGAAAAGCAACGAGCCCTCCTCCAGAGCATCGGGGCCGACGCCTGAGCGTCCGGCGAGCGGGTCGTCCGTCGCGGCCACGACCACCAGCGACTCACTTCCCAGAAACGCGGCCTGCATATCCCGGTGCGGCATATCTGCGGCCATGACGAAAGCCACATCCGTCACGCCCCGCCGCAGGTCTTCGGTCAACCCGTCGAAAGCGCAGGGAATGAGCCGCAACCGCACGTCGGGGCAGCGAGCACGAAAATGGCCGAGCACGGTGGGCAATCGCCAAGTGCAAAGCGACTCCGGCATCCGCACCGTCAGCGCGCCGCAAGATGATTCGCCCGCGACCCAGGCCCGGGCCTCCTCTTCCAGATCCAGAAGCTTGCGGCCATATTCCAGGAGTCGCTTTCCGGCCTCGGTCAGCACGACCCGACGTCCGAGCCGATCGAAAAGCCGCACTCCAAGCTCGTTTTCCAAGGCCTGAACCCGCATGGACACCGTGGATTGGGCGGCGTGCACCACTTTGCCGGCCTGGTTGAAGTTGAGCAGAGAAGCCACGGCCACGAACGTCTTGATATCCCGCAGTTCCATAAGCATCCCTTCGGCTGGGCAGATCGTTTCGATCCAATAGAATCATTGGACGCGATTTCAAAAGAGATAAATAGAATAACCAGATCATAAATGACGGTCAAACCCGCCCAGCCAAGGATTCCCCTGGCGCGCATGACGGGGTGCGACCGCAAGGAGAACGCGATGACACGCAAGCAAACGCAACAGTACGCCTTTGACGCCATTTCCTCGGGATTCAACTGCGCCGAGACCTTGGTACGCACCGGCACCGCCAGCCTCGGCATCACCCCATCGGATTTACCGAGCCGTGTCGCCACCGGCTTTGGCGGAGGGCTCGCGCGTTCGAAAGCGGAACTTTGCGGCGCCCTGGCCGGGGGAACCATGGTGCTCGGGTTCGCCTATGGGCGCGACAACGCGGAAGCCTCTTCCGAAGCGGCCTGCGTCGCGGCGGCGGTGTTTCGGGAACGATTCATCGCGCTTCATGGATCGAGTTGTTGTGGGACGCTGCTCGAAACCTTCGGTGAGCAGGAAAACTGGTCGGCCTGCAAGCGCCTGGTTGCCGAAACCGCCGGTCTGCTCCATGATGTGATCACGGAGATGGCGGACGAAATTGACCGTCCGACCTTCCAGGCGGGTTCCCCTTCCCTTGGGGAAAGACAGCCCGTATAATACTGCTTTGCAACATCCTCCCGGGTGGTCCCCTGCCCCACAGGCGGCCACCCGGGTTTGCATTTCCTTCGGAGGAGCCGCAATGGCCGAGC
Proteins encoded in this window:
- a CDS encoding C-GCAxxG-C-C family protein — protein: MTVKPAQPRIPLARMTGCDRKENAMTRKQTQQYAFDAISSGFNCAETLVRTGTASLGITPSDLPSRVATGFGGGLARSKAELCGALAGGTMVLGFAYGRDNAEASSEAACVAAAVFRERFIALHGSSCCGTLLETFGEQENWSACKRLVAETAGLLHDVITEMADEIDRPTFQAGSPSLGERQPV
- a CDS encoding HD domain-containing protein, encoding MVSVRKSLLQLLFAGSFMKRWNDKHRGMELVEIDKQAHKMMVAWMLYELNSTHLSEPERLTLGLDIVEGGLFEYLYRLVITDIKPPVFYKIKAKPEHYRQLTAWVLEQLEPRVRELGEDFWSRLTTYFAVPESDVPARRILDAAHLYASGWEYSLIKRDNPWDDELLEIESSFTDGLARFADLHGVRELAAGLFEGQKTPLGHFGRLLGQLRFQTRWSQTPRIPETSVLGHMFLVAAYGYFFSLAVDACPARRLNNFFAGLVHDMPELLTRDIISPVKQSVVQLGGMIKEYEREELERRVFSVLKRGGYAGLADRLAYLLGIEVGSEFYESVRDEAGRARRVSSEELGGACNLDAFDPKDGELLKVCDSLAAFIEAYTALRNGITSDQLQQAVWRLRNKYAATTLFNRVHVGALLADFD
- a CDS encoding class I SAM-dependent methyltransferase; its protein translation is MFNFFNLLSTKSITTINERLALACTGSSLQEGSIIIEVGSAYGGSAYIFTETAPTSSLYCIDIADSLDDSLIDRSKLSFFKGTAPDFLRYHPDINIDLLYIDGDHRFDGVFLDFMTLAPRVREGGLILFHDVDSFHPGVYTFVETLKRNWPACAFQQIDKLCIFKKSEDIPQIPMDEYTTTLEFMSLSFNKESMGPEDLLSFTSAVFNKNSIYIGKGKRGLLGSKLLGLNFDSFIDSDQVTKRDGKYFVFSTFYQTIRHFLISKKCISPENIFFFDDSILSYYIYNDMFKNGGGVIDTLYPSEMGSKICKQFLLSQMERSPIQRNCSNFLTHLVNHDFL
- the rplM gene encoding 50S ribosomal protein L13 encodes the protein MKTFSPTPKDINRNWFVVDASDKILGRLASAVAVRLRGKHKAEFAPHMDTGDFIVVVNAAKIKTTGRKLDKKMYYRHSGWIGGLKETSLRDMLAKKPEEVIRKAVRGMLPKNRLGRAMLKKLKVYAGEAHPHEAQKPETLDV
- a CDS encoding LysR family transcriptional regulator, which produces MELRDIKTFVAVASLLNFNQAGKVVHAAQSTVSMRVQALENELGVRLFDRLGRRVVLTEAGKRLLEYGRKLLDLEEEARAWVAGESSCGALTVRMPESLCTWRLPTVLGHFRARCPDVRLRLIPCAFDGLTEDLRRGVTDVAFVMAADMPHRDMQAAFLGSESLVVVAATDDPLAGRSGVGPDALEEGSLLFATSDCSYRRLFESLLAEAGCRQQPVVECGSVEAVRHYVMAGLGITVMPEIAVRAELAAGRLAALDWEEPLETGVLMVWHKDKWISQPLAVFMDCCRQWLMAEA
- a CDS encoding CBS domain-containing protein, which produces MIRKRAFDALRADVLVVDAGESLDAVADKLQAHLETRPDLDAVVVLRQGRFLGIVSLRTLLSDLNDCALEASLRTSLGDDDFEQTYRDACRHCMARKAFDAARRDIPVVAPADPLHLVLDAMIKADSRFAVVIEGERLLGLVPLAEIFREMRRECAPL
- the rpsI gene encoding 30S ribosomal protein S9 — protein: MSDEFFYGTGRRKSAVARTRLYKGNGRILINDRPFEEYFPRPTLAAIVRQALLLTKLDGRVDVKVNVAGGGMTGQAEAVRHGISRALCTLDPELRGVLKKAGLLTRDSREKERKKYGQRGARARFQYSKR
- the mraZ gene encoding division/cell wall cluster transcriptional repressor MraZ; this encodes MFRGHSYRSLDPKGRLMLPPEYREEVLRLMPEGRIMLTNNFDGAVTGYPMPAWEEVEASFQAGNKLDPRIRDLERFYISGAMEVSLDKQGRILIPPYLRTFAQLDKELVLAGVGEKFEIWNQAAFEDRRRQVGLRFDADLANLAASGVTLKL
- a CDS encoding HD domain-containing protein, with the protein product MRSRPNLDVPAGLEEEYYQINPDILQSFNKFRPPLSIYRFIENVGRIASYYKVGERLSKEQTEELAELVAAGVIFVSRDDHPIYVKHISYQLDLVLLDKHLTESEIADIFQIALTRRMEAFFDQPVQLVYDKVREDVLVLTEYVWEDFHRARALAKRVHGVHSLPNHAVNCGLMGLYLFLSGQSENFKEAKNARTILDRTILGLFLHDLGMTRVPAMIRDKTKPLLPDEMQKIRGHTMAGYEMLARLDIKFPEMERCVSEHHERLDGSGYPQKLGMGAISETGLLAGVVDSYCAMRTKRIYAPAMEPLTAAKKLLDDGRRYPADVVKRLLGLLAGPK
- a CDS encoding C-GCAxxG-C-C family protein yields the protein MTRQEVEQTAFSAMSTGYNCAETILHMAISHFGLADAGVSTRIATCFGGGIGRSHDGMCGALSGSIMALGLAYGRDAADQPPPVGLDMAADFRKRFIARFGSSCCRELLDRFGPQQGWTACKRLVAGTAGMLHETLMEQRRSR